One window from the genome of Streptomyces cadmiisoli encodes:
- a CDS encoding ABC transporter permease yields MSTVTPTETKELAPVTAESLAELLVTKERPPRPSALSASLTFGWRAMLKIKHVPEQLFDVTAFPIMMVLMYTYLFGGALAGSPEEYIQFLLPGILVMSVVMITMYTGVSVNTDIEKGVFDRFRSLPIWRPSTMVGYLLGDALRYTIASVVMLTVGMVLGYRPDGGVAGVVAGIALLVVFSFAFSWIWTMFGLLLRTEKSVMGVSMMVIFPLTFLSNVFVDPSTMPGWLQAFVNNSPVTHLSSAVRGLMGGDWPADEVAWSLGWAGVFVLVFGPITMRLYNRK; encoded by the coding sequence ATGAGCACCGTGACACCGACCGAGACGAAGGAACTCGCCCCGGTCACCGCCGAGTCGCTGGCCGAGCTGCTGGTCACCAAGGAGCGTCCGCCGCGGCCGAGCGCGCTGTCCGCGTCGCTGACCTTCGGCTGGCGGGCGATGCTCAAGATCAAGCACGTCCCTGAGCAGCTGTTCGACGTCACCGCCTTCCCGATCATGATGGTGCTGATGTACACGTACCTGTTCGGCGGGGCGCTGGCCGGGTCGCCGGAGGAGTACATCCAGTTCCTGCTGCCGGGCATCCTGGTGATGTCGGTCGTGATGATCACGATGTACACGGGTGTCTCGGTCAACACGGACATCGAGAAGGGCGTCTTCGACCGGTTCCGCAGCCTGCCCATCTGGCGGCCGTCGACGATGGTCGGCTATCTGCTCGGTGACGCGCTGCGGTACACCATCGCGTCCGTGGTGATGCTGACCGTCGGCATGGTCCTCGGCTACCGGCCGGACGGCGGTGTCGCCGGGGTGGTCGCCGGGATCGCGCTGCTGGTCGTCTTCTCGTTCGCGTTCTCGTGGATCTGGACGATGTTCGGGCTGCTGCTGCGCACCGAGAAGTCGGTCATGGGCGTCAGCATGATGGTGATCTTCCCGCTGACCTTCCTGTCCAACGTCTTCGTCGACCCGAGCACCATGCCGGGCTGGCTCCAGGCGTTCGTCAACAACAGCCCGGTCACACATCTGTCCTCCGCGGTGCGGGGGCTGATGGGAGGCGACTGGCCGGCGGACGAGGTCGCCTGGTCGCTCGGGTGGGCCGGGGTGTTCGTGCTGGTCTTCGGGCCGATCACGATGCGGCTGTACAACCGCAAGTAG
- a CDS encoding alpha-ketoacid dehydrogenase subunit beta, which produces MAAEKNMALAKAINESLRRALETDPKVLIMGEDVGKLGGVFRVTDGLQKDFGESRVIDTPLAESGIVGTAIGLALRGYRPVVEIQFDGFVFPAYDQIVTQLAKMHARSLGKVKLPVVVRIPYGGGIGAVEHHSESPEALFAHVAGLKIVSPSNASDAYWMMQQAIQSDDPVIFFEPKRRYWDKGEVSTEAIPGPLHKAQVVREGTDLTLAAYGPMVKLCQEVADAAAEEGRSLEVLDLRSVSPLDFDSIQASVEKTRRLVVVHEAPVFFGSGAEIAARITERCFYHLEAPVLRVGGYHAPYPPARLEEEYLPGLDRVLDAVDRSLAY; this is translated from the coding sequence ATGGCGGCTGAAAAGAACATGGCTCTGGCCAAGGCGATCAACGAATCGCTGCGGCGTGCCCTGGAGACCGACCCCAAGGTCCTCATCATGGGCGAGGACGTCGGCAAGCTCGGCGGTGTGTTCCGCGTGACCGACGGCCTCCAGAAGGACTTCGGCGAGAGCCGCGTCATCGACACCCCGCTCGCCGAGTCGGGCATCGTCGGCACCGCGATCGGACTGGCCCTGCGCGGCTACCGGCCGGTCGTGGAGATCCAGTTCGACGGTTTCGTCTTCCCGGCGTACGACCAGATCGTCACGCAGCTCGCGAAGATGCACGCCCGCTCGCTGGGCAAGGTCAAGCTCCCGGTCGTCGTGCGCATCCCCTACGGCGGCGGCATCGGCGCGGTCGAGCACCACTCGGAGTCCCCGGAGGCGCTGTTCGCGCACGTCGCGGGCCTGAAGATCGTCTCGCCGTCGAACGCGAGCGACGCCTACTGGATGATGCAGCAGGCCATCCAGAGCGACGACCCGGTGATCTTCTTCGAGCCCAAGCGGCGCTACTGGGACAAGGGCGAGGTCAGCACGGAGGCCATCCCCGGCCCGCTGCACAAGGCCCAGGTCGTGCGCGAGGGCACCGACCTCACCCTGGCCGCCTACGGCCCGATGGTGAAGCTGTGCCAGGAGGTCGCGGACGCCGCCGCGGAGGAGGGCCGCTCCCTGGAGGTCCTCGACCTGCGCTCGGTCTCCCCCCTCGACTTCGACTCGATCCAGGCCTCGGTGGAGAAGACCCGCCGCCTGGTGGTCGTGCACGAGGCGCCGGTGTTCTTCGGCTCGGGCGCGGAGATCGCCGCCCGGATCACGGAGCGCTGCTTCTACCACCTGGAGGCCCCGGTGCTGAGGGTCGGCGGCTACCACGCGCCGTACCCGCCGGCCCGCCTGGAGGAGGAGTACCTGCCCGGTCTGGACCGGGTGCTGGACGCCGTCGACCGCTCGCTGGCGTACTGA
- a CDS encoding ATP-binding cassette domain-containing protein: MSQQTPRLAIETAGLVKTFGETRAVDGVDLAVPTGTVYGVLGPNGAGKTTTVKMLATLLRPDGGEAHVFGHDVVREADEVRSRVSLTGQYASVDEDLTGLENLILLGRLLGHGKKPARERSAQLLEAFGLTEAAGKQVKNYSGGMRRRIDIAASILNTPDLLFLDEPTTGLDPRSRNQVWDIIRAVVSQGTTVLLTTQYLDEADQLASRIAVIDRGKVIAEGTKGELKSSVGAGSVHLRLRDPEQRAEASRVLALALEADVQLEPDPVALTARVGAGADNGRGAAEQAARALAELARGGIVVDNFSLGQPSLDEVFLALTGHDTRAHEEAADATKDGAAA; encoded by the coding sequence ATGAGCCAGCAGACGCCCCGTCTGGCCATCGAGACAGCGGGCTTGGTGAAGACGTTCGGCGAGACGAGGGCTGTCGACGGCGTCGACCTGGCCGTGCCCACCGGCACGGTGTACGGCGTCCTCGGCCCGAACGGCGCCGGCAAGACCACCACCGTCAAAATGCTCGCCACCCTGCTCAGGCCCGACGGCGGCGAGGCGCACGTCTTCGGCCACGACGTCGTCCGGGAGGCGGACGAGGTCCGCAGCCGGGTCAGCCTGACCGGCCAGTACGCGTCCGTGGACGAAGACCTGACCGGTTTGGAGAACCTCATCCTGCTGGGCCGGCTCCTCGGCCACGGCAAGAAGCCCGCGCGTGAGCGGTCCGCGCAGTTGCTGGAGGCCTTCGGCCTGACCGAGGCGGCCGGAAAGCAGGTGAAGAACTACTCCGGTGGCATGCGGCGCCGAATCGACATCGCCGCGTCCATCCTGAACACACCCGACCTGCTCTTCCTCGACGAGCCGACCACCGGGCTCGACCCGCGCAGCCGCAACCAGGTGTGGGACATCATCCGCGCGGTGGTCTCGCAGGGCACGACGGTTCTGCTGACCACTCAGTATCTGGACGAGGCGGACCAACTGGCCTCGCGGATCGCGGTCATCGACCGGGGCAAGGTGATCGCCGAGGGGACCAAGGGCGAGCTGAAGTCGTCCGTGGGAGCCGGGTCCGTGCATCTGCGGCTGCGGGATCCGGAGCAGCGGGCGGAGGCCTCGCGGGTGCTGGCGCTGGCGCTGGAGGCCGATGTGCAGCTGGAGCCCGATCCCGTGGCGCTGACCGCCCGGGTCGGTGCCGGTGCGGACAACGGCCGGGGCGCCGCCGAGCAGGCCGCCCGCGCGCTCGCCGAACTGGCCCGCGGCGGCATCGTCGTCGACAACTTCTCGCTGGGCCAGCCCAGCCTGGACGAGGTGTTCCTCGCCCTCACCGGACACGACACCAGGGCCCACGAAGAGGCCGCCGACGCCACGAAGGACGGGGCAGCCGCATGA
- a CDS encoding bacterial proteasome activator family protein, whose protein sequence is MEMPRNDRSPENAQKILVVGQDGMALGGGTDEDSREIPVTEQVEQPAKVMRIGSMIKQLLEEVRAAPLDEASRVRLKEIHASSVKELEDGLAPELVEELERLSLPFTDEATPSDAELRIAQAQLVGWLEGLFHGIQTTLFAQQMAARAQLEQMRRALPPGVGHEGEEGHLGGRSGGPYL, encoded by the coding sequence ATGGAGATGCCGAGGAACGACAGGTCGCCGGAGAACGCGCAGAAGATCCTGGTCGTGGGCCAGGACGGGATGGCTCTCGGCGGCGGCACGGACGAGGACTCCCGCGAGATCCCGGTCACCGAGCAGGTCGAGCAGCCGGCCAAGGTCATGCGGATCGGCAGCATGATCAAGCAGCTTCTGGAGGAGGTGCGCGCGGCTCCCCTGGACGAGGCGAGCCGGGTCCGGCTCAAGGAGATCCACGCCAGCTCGGTGAAGGAGCTGGAGGACGGCCTGGCGCCGGAGCTGGTCGAGGAACTGGAGCGGCTCTCCCTGCCGTTCACGGACGAGGCGACCCCCAGCGACGCCGAACTGCGGATCGCGCAGGCCCAGTTGGTGGGCTGGCTGGAGGGCCTGTTCCACGGGATCCAGACGACCCTGTTCGCCCAGCAGATGGCCGCGCGTGCCCAGTTGGAGCAGATGCGCCGGGCCCTGCCGCCGGGCGTCGGTCACGAGGGTGAGGAAGGCCACCTGGGCGGCCGCTCGGGCGGGCCGTACCTGTAG
- a CDS encoding protein kinase domain-containing protein gives MSQDGAQGQYAGRALAGGRYQLRDLLGQGGMASVHLAYDSVLDRQVAIKTLHTELGREQAFRERFRREAQAVAKLTHTNIVSVFDTGEDDLDGMTTPYIVMEYIEGRPLGSVLDEDIRQQGAMPADKALKVTADVLAALEISHEMGLVHRDIKPGNVMMTKRGVVKVMDFGIARAMQSGVTSMTQTGMVVGTPQYLSPEQALGRGVDARSDLYSVGIMLFQLVTGRLPFEADSPLAIAYAHVQEEPVAPSSINRSLPPAVDALVARALKKNPNERFPTAESMRDECQRIAASFHAAPPSIVPGTPAQSGAGVGSAVFPPVDRSTPAPTGGVQTPYQPVPAPNPYGTPTPSPAYGYPQQGGYQTPNPAAYAPQPASSTPPPYNITPQHQTPSGGGRSNKPVVIGSVLVAVIAVGGLIAALALNGGNKDDKGGGDPSTSASVSADQAAGYRGPDTSKTIEKEECTEPEESYNDPDKIRLPDFTFKYIKSVKECFQAAGWHLKEVEVDENTYGEGSVREQFPPAGTDVDPEDMPEITLKVSTGNPPSS, from the coding sequence ATGAGCCAGGACGGCGCACAGGGCCAGTACGCGGGACGGGCGCTCGCCGGCGGCCGTTACCAGCTGCGTGACTTGCTCGGCCAGGGCGGAATGGCGTCGGTGCACCTCGCGTACGACTCGGTGCTCGACCGCCAGGTCGCGATCAAGACGCTGCACACCGAACTGGGCCGCGAGCAGGCCTTCCGCGAGCGCTTCCGCCGCGAGGCCCAGGCGGTGGCGAAACTCACGCACACGAACATCGTCTCGGTCTTCGACACGGGCGAGGACGACCTCGACGGGATGACCACTCCGTACATCGTCATGGAGTACATCGAGGGCCGCCCGCTCGGATCGGTCCTCGACGAGGACATCCGGCAGCAGGGCGCGATGCCCGCCGACAAAGCCCTCAAGGTCACCGCCGACGTGCTCGCCGCGCTGGAGATCAGCCACGAGATGGGCCTGGTCCACCGGGACATCAAGCCGGGCAACGTGATGATGACCAAGCGCGGCGTCGTCAAGGTGATGGACTTCGGCATCGCGCGCGCCATGCAGTCCGGTGTGACCTCGATGACGCAGACCGGCATGGTCGTCGGCACCCCGCAGTACCTCTCGCCGGAGCAGGCGCTCGGCCGCGGCGTGGACGCCCGCAGCGATCTTTACTCGGTCGGCATCATGCTGTTCCAACTGGTCACCGGGCGGCTGCCGTTCGAGGCGGACTCGCCGCTGGCCATCGCGTACGCGCATGTGCAGGAGGAGCCGGTCGCGCCTTCCTCGATCAACCGCTCCCTGCCGCCGGCCGTCGACGCGCTGGTGGCCCGCGCGTTGAAGAAGAACCCGAACGAGCGCTTCCCGACCGCCGAGTCGATGCGCGACGAGTGCCAGCGGATCGCCGCGTCCTTCCACGCCGCCCCGCCGAGCATCGTGCCGGGAACCCCGGCGCAGAGCGGCGCCGGCGTCGGCTCCGCGGTGTTCCCGCCGGTCGACCGGTCCACCCCGGCGCCCACGGGCGGTGTCCAGACGCCGTACCAGCCGGTGCCGGCCCCGAACCCGTACGGCACCCCGACGCCGTCCCCGGCCTACGGCTATCCGCAGCAGGGCGGCTACCAGACGCCGAACCCGGCCGCGTACGCGCCGCAGCCGGCGTCGTCCACGCCGCCGCCGTACAACATCACGCCGCAGCACCAGACCCCGTCGGGCGGCGGCAGGAGCAACAAGCCGGTGGTCATCGGGTCCGTCCTCGTCGCGGTGATCGCGGTCGGCGGTCTGATCGCGGCCCTCGCGCTGAACGGCGGCAACAAGGACGACAAGGGCGGGGGCGACCCCAGCACGTCGGCCTCGGTCTCGGCCGACCAGGCGGCGGGCTACCGCGGGCCGGACACCTCCAAGACCATCGAGAAGGAGGAGTGCACGGAACCGGAGGAGTCGTACAACGACCCCGACAAGATCCGGCTTCCGGACTTCACCTTCAAGTACATCAAGTCGGTCAAGGAGTGCTTCCAGGCCGCCGGATGGCACTTGAAGGAGGTCGAGGTCGACGAGAACACGTACGGCGAGGGCTCCGTCAGGGAGCAGTTCCCGCCGGCCGGCACCGACGTCGACCCCGAGGACATGCCCGAGATCACCCTCAAGGTCTCCACGGGCAACCCGCCGTCGTCCTGA
- a CDS encoding NAD(P)H-quinone oxidoreductase, giving the protein MHAITIPEPGGPQALVWDEVPDPVPGEGEVLLDVAASAVNRADVLQRQGFYDPPPGASRYPGLECSGRIAAIGPGVGGWAVGDEVCALLSGGGYAEKVAVPAGQLLPVPEGVDLRQAAALPEVTCTVWSNVFMVSHLLPGETLLVHGGSSGIGTMAIQLAKAVGARVAVTAGTKEKLDRCAELGADILINYREQDFVEEVKRATDGRGADVILDNMGAKYLDRNVRALAVNGRLAIIGMQGGVKGELNIGALLAKRAAISATSLRARPLSEKAAIVAAVHEHVWPLLAAGHVRPVVDRELPMNEAPAAHRLVEESGHVGKVLLVAP; this is encoded by the coding sequence ATGCATGCGATCACGATTCCCGAACCTGGTGGGCCCCAGGCGCTGGTGTGGGACGAGGTCCCGGACCCGGTGCCCGGCGAGGGCGAGGTCCTGCTCGACGTCGCGGCGAGCGCGGTCAACCGCGCCGACGTCCTGCAACGGCAGGGCTTCTACGACCCGCCCCCCGGCGCCTCCCGCTATCCCGGCCTGGAGTGCTCCGGCCGGATCGCCGCGATCGGACCCGGTGTGGGCGGCTGGGCCGTCGGCGACGAGGTGTGCGCGCTGCTCTCGGGCGGCGGCTACGCAGAGAAGGTGGCCGTACCCGCCGGTCAGCTGCTGCCCGTTCCCGAGGGCGTCGACCTGCGGCAGGCGGCGGCACTGCCCGAGGTGACCTGCACCGTCTGGTCGAACGTCTTCATGGTCTCCCACCTCCTTCCCGGCGAGACCCTGCTCGTGCACGGCGGTTCCAGCGGCATCGGCACCATGGCGATCCAGCTCGCCAAGGCCGTGGGCGCCCGGGTCGCCGTCACCGCGGGTACCAAGGAGAAGCTGGACCGCTGTGCCGAACTGGGCGCCGACATCCTGATCAACTACCGCGAGCAGGATTTCGTCGAGGAGGTCAAGAGGGCCACCGACGGCAGGGGCGCCGACGTCATCCTCGACAACATGGGCGCGAAGTACCTGGACCGCAATGTCCGCGCCCTCGCCGTCAACGGCCGGCTCGCGATCATCGGCATGCAGGGCGGCGTGAAGGGCGAGCTGAACATCGGCGCGCTGCTCGCCAAGCGGGCCGCGATCAGCGCGACCTCGCTGCGCGCCCGGCCGCTCAGTGAGAAGGCGGCCATCGTGGCGGCCGTGCACGAGCACGTCTGGCCCCTGCTGGCCGCCGGTCACGTCCGGCCGGTCGTCGACCGCGAGCTGCCGATGAACGAGGCTCCCGCCGCGCACCGCCTCGTCGAGGAGAGCGGCCACGTCGGCAAGGTCCTGCTGGTCGCACCGTAG
- a CDS encoding protein kinase domain-containing protein — MAQQQRAQGPSDPEATGGGMSDAPEMWGNGGLVGDGRYRLTHRVGRGGMAEVFAAEDVRLGRTVAVKLLRADLAEDPVSKARFTREAQSVAGLNHHAIVAVYDSGEDVIGGQSVPYIVMELVEGRTIRDLLMNAEAPGPEQALIIVSGVLEALAYSHQHGIVHRDIKPANVIITNNGAVKVMDFGIARALHGASTTMTQTGMVMGTPQYLSPEQALGKAVDHRSDLYATGCLLYELLALRPPFVGETPLSVVYQHVQDIPTPPSEASDVAPPELDGLAMRSLAKDPDDRFQTAEEMRGLVQYGLQMLYDQGSHTGTWNTGPVNLHEGPHTGATGMAGTTALPHSAEGTTQIPHPILPSYGGGDDGGFEGHGNKGSGRGKLWILAVLAVIAIAAGVALAVNRGNGDDGGPGTKQSPTSSQTKDDEKASETPSDEATDGPTDSNTDDQEGSGGNWDPSPDPSASSSQSESTDPDPTESDPTDPDPTDPEPSDPEPSDPEPSDPGPTDTGTGGATDPVDPPEDGDGA, encoded by the coding sequence ATGGCACAGCAGCAGCGCGCTCAGGGCCCGTCCGACCCCGAGGCGACTGGCGGCGGAATGTCAGATGCGCCGGAGATGTGGGGTAACGGAGGACTGGTCGGGGACGGCCGGTACCGGCTGACCCACCGAGTCGGCCGGGGCGGCATGGCAGAGGTGTTCGCGGCCGAGGACGTACGCCTCGGGCGCACCGTGGCGGTCAAGCTGCTGCGCGCCGACCTGGCCGAGGACCCGGTCTCCAAGGCCCGCTTCACACGCGAGGCCCAGTCGGTGGCCGGCCTCAACCACCATGCGATCGTCGCCGTGTACGACTCCGGCGAGGACGTGATCGGCGGCCAGTCCGTGCCGTACATCGTGATGGAGCTGGTCGAGGGCCGCACCATCCGCGATCTGCTGATGAACGCCGAGGCGCCGGGCCCGGAGCAGGCCCTCATCATCGTCTCCGGTGTCCTGGAGGCGCTCGCCTACTCGCACCAGCACGGCATCGTGCACCGCGACATCAAGCCGGCGAACGTCATCATCACCAACAACGGCGCCGTCAAGGTGATGGACTTCGGCATCGCGCGCGCCCTGCACGGCGCGTCCACGACGATGACGCAGACCGGCATGGTCATGGGCACCCCGCAGTACCTCTCCCCGGAGCAGGCCCTCGGCAAGGCCGTCGACCACCGCTCCGACCTGTACGCGACGGGCTGTCTGCTGTACGAACTGCTGGCGCTGCGCCCGCCGTTCGTGGGCGAGACCCCGCTGTCCGTGGTCTACCAGCACGTGCAGGACATCCCGACTCCCCCGTCCGAGGCCTCGGACGTCGCGCCGCCGGAGCTCGACGGCCTGGCGATGCGCTCGCTCGCCAAGGACCCGGACGACCGCTTCCAGACCGCGGAGGAGATGCGCGGGCTGGTCCAGTACGGCCTCCAGATGCTGTACGACCAGGGCAGCCACACCGGCACCTGGAACACCGGCCCGGTGAACCTGCACGAGGGCCCGCACACCGGGGCGACGGGCATGGCGGGCACGACCGCCCTGCCGCACTCCGCCGAGGGCACCACCCAGATCCCGCATCCGATCCTGCCGTCGTACGGCGGGGGCGACGACGGCGGCTTCGAGGGGCACGGCAACAAGGGCAGCGGCCGCGGCAAGCTGTGGATACTGGCCGTCCTCGCGGTGATCGCGATCGCGGCGGGCGTCGCGCTGGCCGTCAACCGCGGCAACGGCGACGACGGCGGTCCCGGTACGAAGCAGTCGCCGACCTCCTCGCAGACGAAGGACGACGAGAAGGCCAGCGAGACGCCCAGCGACGAGGCGACCGACGGGCCCACGGACAGCAACACCGATGACCAGGAGGGGTCCGGCGGCAACTGGGACCCCTCGCCCGACCCCTCGGCGTCGTCCTCGCAGTCCGAGTCGACGGACCCGGACCCCACCGAGTCCGACCCGACGGACCCCGACCCGACGGACCCCGAGCCCTCGGACCCCGAGCCCTCGGACCCCGAGCCCTCGGACCCGGGCCCGACGGACACCGGGACGGGCGGCGCGACCGATCCGGTCGACCCGCCGGAGGACGGCGACGGCGCCTGA
- a CDS encoding phosphotransferase, translating into MPRLCVPPTAPPAPPLSALLRQYSAGSPLACAPVDQGLLNRGYRLCTTRGRYFLKHHFDPDTADPAAIERRHRATQRLADLGVPVAPPLPARDGRTVAVVGGHAYALHPWIDGRHRHGGQLGAAQCARLGALLGAVHATLERVMPPKGRTPPATSPHPVESADPADTFDLIDDLLARVRRHRPADSFDELARHRLLERRALLERHADRRPPRGGPVGWVHGDFHPFNLLYRGDAPAAIVDWDRLGVQPRAEEAVRAAAIFFVRPAGTLDLPKVRAYARAYRRTAGVAPSELSAAVHRVWWERLNDFWMLRWHYERGDTRADPQFPAASALAVWWTREYDAVCGAFAG; encoded by the coding sequence GTGCCGCGCTTATGTGTACCGCCCACCGCGCCTCCCGCGCCCCCTTTGAGCGCCCTCCTGCGCCAGTACTCCGCCGGGTCCCCCCTCGCCTGCGCACCGGTCGACCAGGGGCTGCTCAACCGCGGCTACCGGCTGTGCACGACGCGTGGCCGCTACTTCCTCAAGCATCACTTCGATCCCGACACCGCCGACCCCGCCGCGATCGAACGCCGGCACCGCGCCACCCAGCGGCTGGCCGACCTCGGCGTCCCGGTGGCCCCGCCGCTGCCGGCCCGCGACGGCCGCACCGTCGCCGTCGTCGGGGGCCACGCGTACGCCCTGCACCCCTGGATCGACGGCCGGCACCGGCACGGCGGTCAGCTCGGCGCGGCCCAGTGCGCACGGCTCGGGGCGCTCCTGGGGGCCGTCCACGCCACCCTGGAGCGCGTGATGCCGCCGAAGGGGCGTACGCCTCCGGCCACGAGCCCTCACCCGGTGGAGAGCGCCGACCCCGCCGACACCTTCGACCTGATCGACGATCTGCTGGCCCGGGTGCGCCGGCACCGCCCCGCCGACTCCTTCGACGAACTGGCCCGGCACCGGCTCCTGGAACGCCGCGCCCTGCTGGAGCGGCACGCGGACCGGCGTCCCCCGCGCGGCGGTCCGGTGGGCTGGGTGCACGGCGACTTCCACCCGTTCAACCTGCTCTACCGGGGCGACGCCCCCGCCGCGATCGTCGACTGGGACCGGCTGGGCGTTCAGCCCCGCGCGGAGGAGGCGGTGCGCGCCGCCGCGATCTTCTTCGTACGGCCCGCGGGCACGCTGGACCTGCCCAAGGTGCGGGCGTACGCGCGTGCGTACCGGCGGACGGCCGGGGTGGCACCGTCGGAGCTCTCCGCGGCCGTGCACCGTGTGTGGTGGGAGCGTCTCAACGACTTCTGGATGCTGCGCTGGCACTACGAGCGCGGTGACACCCGCGCGGACCCCCAGTTCCCGGCCGCCTCGGCGCTGGCGGTGTGGTGGACGCGGGAGTACGACGCCGTGTGCGGGGCGTTCGCCGGCTGA
- the pdhA gene encoding pyruvate dehydrogenase (acetyl-transferring) E1 component subunit alpha has translation MTVESTAARQPRRSAGSKAGSAGAEAADATGTQRTSRATAKKTTAKAAPAKKAAPAKKGARAAGAGSATGAEPSAGPELVQLLTPEGERVTGAETAAYEKYVADITPEQLRGLYRDMVLTRRFDAEATALQRQGELGLWASLLGQEAAQIGSGRATREDDYVFPTYREHGVAWCRGVDPTNLLGMFRGVNNGGWDPNSNNFHLYTIVIGSQTLHATGYAMGVAKDGADSAVIAYFGDGASSQGDVAESFTFSAVYNAPVVFFCQNNQWAISEPTEKQTRVPLYQRARGYGFPGVRVDGNDVLACLAVTKWALERARSGEGPTLVEAYTYRMGAHTTSDDPTRYRHDDERAAWEAKDPILRLRRHLESSNHADEGFFAELEAESETLGRRVREAVRAMPDPDRFAIFENVYADGHALVDEERAQFAAYQASFADAPAEGV, from the coding sequence GTGACCGTGGAGAGCACTGCCGCGCGCCAGCCGCGACGCAGCGCCGGAAGCAAGGCCGGGTCCGCCGGCGCCGAAGCAGCCGACGCCACCGGCACCCAGCGCACCAGCCGCGCGACCGCCAAGAAGACGACCGCCAAGGCCGCACCGGCCAAGAAGGCCGCACCCGCCAAGAAGGGCGCGCGCGCAGCCGGAGCCGGCAGCGCCACGGGTGCCGAGCCGTCGGCCGGCCCCGAGCTCGTGCAGCTGCTGACGCCCGAGGGCGAACGCGTCACGGGCGCGGAGACCGCCGCGTACGAGAAGTACGTCGCCGACATCACCCCCGAGCAGCTGCGCGGCCTGTACCGCGACATGGTGCTCACCCGCCGCTTCGACGCCGAGGCCACCGCCCTCCAGCGCCAGGGCGAGCTGGGCCTGTGGGCGTCGCTGCTCGGCCAGGAGGCCGCCCAGATCGGCTCCGGCCGGGCCACCCGCGAGGACGACTACGTCTTCCCGACCTACCGCGAGCACGGCGTCGCCTGGTGCCGCGGCGTCGACCCGACCAACCTGCTCGGCATGTTCCGCGGCGTGAACAACGGCGGCTGGGACCCGAACAGCAACAACTTCCACCTCTACACGATCGTCATCGGCTCCCAGACGCTGCACGCCACCGGCTACGCGATGGGCGTGGCCAAGGACGGCGCGGACTCGGCCGTCATCGCCTACTTCGGCGACGGCGCCTCCAGCCAGGGCGACGTGGCCGAGTCGTTCACGTTCTCCGCGGTCTACAACGCCCCCGTGGTGTTCTTCTGCCAGAACAACCAGTGGGCGATCTCCGAGCCCACCGAGAAGCAGACCCGCGTGCCGCTCTACCAGCGCGCCCGGGGCTACGGCTTCCCCGGCGTCCGCGTCGACGGCAACGACGTGCTGGCCTGCCTCGCCGTCACCAAGTGGGCGCTGGAGCGGGCCCGCAGCGGCGAGGGACCGACCCTGGTCGAGGCGTACACGTACCGGATGGGCGCCCACACCACCTCGGACGACCCCACCCGCTACCGTCACGACGACGAGCGGGCCGCCTGGGAGGCGAAGGACCCGATCCTGCGCCTTCGCCGCCATCTGGAGTCCTCGAACCACGCGGACGAGGGATTCTTCGCGGAACTGGAGGCGGAGAGCGAGACGTTGGGCAGGCGGGTGCGCGAAGCGGTGCGTGCGATGCCGGACCCGGACCGGTTCGCCATCTTCGAGAACGTGTACGCGGACGGGCACGCGCTCGTCGACGAGGAGCGGGCCCAGTTCGCCGCCTACCAGGCGTCGTTCGCGGACGCGCCGGCTGAGGGGGTCTGA